One Cohnella candidum genomic region harbors:
- a CDS encoding lysylphosphatidylglycerol synthase transmembrane domain-containing protein — MTAIGKRVKGTVGILMLAVFVLLAARFLHGGELSSVMESLLRSPWTLVLMSLAYALSFYVKAWAWKIYAGAGQPVWKHLAPIGYSLLINHLLPVKAGDLVRTGLAAKMEGKKYDEALHTVAVMRAMDVSVLALYGVLGLALLGVAWVPGAAWLLVPASVLGAVIVLLALRTAARKGSSFALRQWELLGRLRSGKALAAWLVTAVSWVLEGFVPYGVLHVLHASVSFVEAVWAGSMTVAGQIFHVTPGGIGTYETTMSASLAALGMDGETALAVAVVSHGYKFLFSFAAGAISWLILPISWKEGSGWLSRRRLGKVGPAE, encoded by the coding sequence ATGACAGCGATAGGGAAGCGCGTTAAAGGAACCGTCGGCATCTTGATGCTGGCGGTTTTCGTGTTGCTTGCGGCGCGTTTCCTTCACGGCGGTGAACTCTCTTCCGTCATGGAGTCCTTGCTCCGATCCCCTTGGACGCTTGTGCTCATGAGTCTCGCCTATGCACTTTCATTTTATGTGAAGGCATGGGCTTGGAAGATTTACGCGGGTGCCGGACAGCCGGTATGGAAGCACTTGGCGCCGATCGGGTACAGCTTGCTCATCAACCATTTGCTGCCGGTGAAGGCCGGCGATCTCGTTCGAACCGGACTGGCGGCGAAAATGGAAGGAAAGAAGTACGACGAAGCCCTCCATACGGTTGCGGTCATGAGAGCGATGGACGTTTCCGTATTGGCGTTGTATGGTGTGCTAGGTTTGGCCCTGCTCGGCGTCGCTTGGGTGCCCGGTGCCGCTTGGCTGCTGGTCCCGGCAAGCGTTCTAGGCGCGGTGATCGTCCTGCTTGCGCTTCGTACAGCCGCGCGGAAGGGCAGCAGCTTCGCCCTTCGCCAATGGGAGCTGCTCGGCCGCCTTCGCAGCGGGAAAGCATTGGCGGCCTGGCTCGTGACCGCGGTCAGTTGGGTGCTGGAGGGCTTCGTTCCTTACGGCGTGCTTCACGTTCTGCACGCCTCCGTCTCCTTCGTGGAAGCGGTGTGGGCGGGCAGCATGACGGTGGCGGGCCAGATATTCCACGTGACGCCAGGTGGGATCGGCACGTATGAAACGACGATGTCCGCTTCTTTGGCCGCTTTGGGCATGGACGGCGAAACCGCATTGGCGGTGGCGGTCGTCTCCCATGGCTACAAATTTCTGTTCTCGTTCGCGGCAGGCGCCATATCCTGGCTCATTCTGCCGATATCCTGGAAAGAAGGATCCGGTTGGCTGTCCCGCCGCCGGCTCGGAAAGGTAGGGCCTGCCGAATGA
- a CDS encoding YpdA family putative bacillithiol disulfide reductase has translation MKAEDVIIIGAGPCGLSAAAELQDKGFDPLIIEKENVVHSISCYPINMQFFSTPALLEIAGVPFITPHDKPSRLEALHYYRTVSERRNLRIRRYEKVTAVEKTPSGEFVVRSVRRGGEALETRARAVIVATGYFDHPNRIGIPGEDLPHVTHFFREAHPYAGTRVVIIGGSNSAVDAALEMERVGAKVTVVYRGESVSANIKPWVRPLFEGLVNKGRIELRLQSRVTAIRPEEVTVQSGDSSEIVGCDFVLALTGFRPDRGFLRAMGVHAPDGDIPPTHDPETMETNVPGLYLAGVVSTGRDANEIFIESGRFHGRKIAAHLAAKN, from the coding sequence GTGAAAGCAGAAGACGTCATCATCATCGGCGCCGGGCCTTGCGGGTTGTCCGCGGCCGCGGAGCTTCAGGATAAAGGATTCGACCCGCTGATCATCGAGAAGGAGAACGTCGTTCACTCGATCAGCTGCTATCCGATCAACATGCAGTTCTTCAGCACGCCCGCGTTGCTGGAGATCGCCGGGGTGCCTTTCATCACTCCTCATGACAAGCCTTCGCGGTTGGAGGCACTTCACTATTACCGGACCGTGTCCGAGCGCCGGAACCTGCGGATCCGAAGATACGAGAAAGTGACCGCCGTAGAGAAAACGCCGTCCGGAGAATTCGTCGTCCGCTCCGTCCGCCGCGGCGGCGAAGCGCTGGAAACGCGGGCGCGCGCGGTCATCGTGGCCACCGGCTATTTCGATCATCCAAACCGTATTGGCATCCCCGGAGAGGATTTGCCTCACGTCACGCACTTTTTCCGGGAGGCTCACCCTTACGCGGGTACGCGCGTCGTCATTATCGGAGGCAGCAACTCCGCGGTCGATGCGGCGCTCGAGATGGAGCGAGTAGGGGCGAAGGTGACGGTCGTCTACCGCGGGGAATCCGTTTCGGCGAACATTAAACCATGGGTTCGTCCTTTGTTTGAAGGGCTGGTCAATAAGGGTCGTATTGAACTGCGGCTTCAATCCCGCGTGACGGCCATTCGCCCGGAAGAAGTGACGGTGCAGTCGGGAGATTCCAGCGAGATCGTGGGCTGCGACTTCGTGCTCGCACTGACGGGTTTCCGCCCCGATCGCGGGTTTCTGCGGGCAATGGGCGTTCACGCCCCGGACGGCGACATTCCGCCGACGCATGATCCGGAAACGATGGAGACGAACGTGCCTGGTCTGTATTTGGCCGGCGTCGTATCGACCGGACGGGACGCGAATGAAATTTTCATCGAAAGCGGACGTTTTCATGGCCGCAAAATCGCGGCTCATTTAGCCGCCAAGAATTGA
- a CDS encoding helix-turn-helix transcriptional regulator, whose amino-acid sequence MDREARLQALSVFLKAKRVKIQPESVGLAPGGRRRTPGLRREEVAQLAGVSTTWYTWLEQGRDIRMSAQVLDCIASALRLTVDERKYLHALALESGLGTAMQQQEERPEISPPLRKIMDELRYCPTVITDRRFNIVGWNEAASYVFLDFEQIPFDSRNMIRLLFTRNELRRLAVNWEHFIRGYLAIFRAYYGQYVEDPWYGRFVDEMKEVHPDFASLWEQSEVKSAPEVLIEFRHAKAGKMLFHLTSLQVQGSADLRCSVYTPAPDSSTENKLRRKMDPR is encoded by the coding sequence ATGGACAGGGAAGCGAGACTTCAAGCGTTGTCCGTTTTTTTAAAAGCAAAACGAGTCAAAATCCAGCCGGAGTCCGTCGGTCTAGCCCCGGGCGGCCGCAGAAGGACGCCAGGCCTCCGCAGGGAAGAGGTCGCCCAGTTGGCGGGTGTCAGCACGACATGGTATACCTGGTTGGAGCAAGGGAGGGACATTCGCATGTCGGCTCAGGTGTTGGACTGCATCGCTTCGGCGTTGCGGCTGACGGTCGACGAACGAAAATACTTGCATGCCTTGGCGCTGGAGTCGGGTTTGGGCACAGCCATGCAGCAGCAAGAAGAACGCCCGGAGATCAGCCCACCCCTTCGTAAAATCATGGACGAGCTGCGCTATTGTCCGACGGTGATCACGGATAGGAGATTTAACATTGTCGGTTGGAACGAAGCGGCCTCCTATGTTTTCCTGGATTTCGAACAGATTCCATTTGATAGCCGCAATATGATCAGGCTCTTGTTTACGCGGAATGAGCTTCGCAGGTTGGCCGTGAATTGGGAGCATTTCATCCGAGGGTATCTGGCCATATTCCGCGCTTATTACGGCCAATACGTGGAGGATCCTTGGTACGGTCGTTTCGTGGACGAGATGAAAGAAGTGCATCCCGATTTTGCTTCCCTATGGGAGCAGAGCGAGGTGAAATCCGCTCCGGAGGTGCTGATCGAATTCCGGCACGCCAAAGCGGGGAAAATGCTCTTCCATCTCACCTCGCTGCAAGTTCAGGGCAGCGCGGATTTGCGGTGCAGCGTCTACACGCCGGCTCCGGATTCGTCTACCGAAAATAAACTCCGAAGAAAGATGGACCCGAGATAG
- the fabF gene encoding beta-ketoacyl-ACP synthase II, with protein sequence MERVVITGMGVVSPLGNSVESYWNRLIRGESGISRIDRFDVSRHKSRIAGLVRDFDGEALFGRKEARRMDRFSQFALAAAEQAIAQSGLEFERVNSERVGVFVGSGVGGLQTLVDQDTLLHERGPERVSPLLVPMMISNMAAAMISIKYGITGPTMSPVTACSIGNTSIGEAFRSIRWGVLDAVVAGGAEAAVTELSLASFGNATALSSRNDEPAKASRPFDAGRDGFVMAEGAGILVLESLSHALRRNAPIFAEVIGYGATSDAYHMVATHPEGTGAYNAMKLAIQEAGIQPADVSVISAHATSTEIGDISETLAIKKLFGETAGRIPVTANKSMTGHLLGASSAVEAIGLAQSLRHGIIPPTINLEQPDPACDLDYVPERAREAELSIGLSNSFGFGGHNAVIALKSWRA encoded by the coding sequence ATGGAACGCGTGGTGATTACGGGGATGGGCGTTGTCTCTCCTCTCGGAAACAGCGTGGAAAGCTATTGGAATCGGTTGATTCGGGGAGAATCCGGGATTTCGCGGATCGATAGGTTCGACGTTTCCCGGCACAAGTCCCGAATTGCCGGCCTTGTCCGTGATTTCGACGGGGAGGCGTTATTCGGCCGGAAAGAGGCCCGGCGCATGGACCGCTTCTCCCAATTCGCTCTGGCGGCCGCCGAGCAGGCGATTGCGCAATCCGGACTAGAGTTCGAACGGGTGAATAGCGAACGGGTCGGCGTTTTCGTCGGCTCCGGCGTAGGCGGCTTGCAGACTTTAGTGGATCAGGACACCCTGTTGCACGAGCGGGGACCCGAGCGCGTGAGTCCCCTCTTGGTGCCCATGATGATTTCGAATATGGCGGCGGCCATGATCAGCATCAAGTACGGCATAACAGGTCCGACGATGTCTCCGGTTACGGCTTGCTCCATCGGCAATACATCGATCGGAGAAGCGTTTCGGTCGATCCGCTGGGGCGTATTGGATGCGGTCGTTGCTGGTGGAGCCGAAGCAGCCGTCACGGAGCTTTCGCTCGCGAGCTTCGGCAACGCGACGGCTTTATCGAGCCGCAACGACGAACCGGCTAAAGCCAGCCGACCGTTCGATGCAGGACGGGACGGGTTCGTCATGGCGGAAGGAGCGGGGATTCTCGTGTTGGAGTCGCTCTCTCACGCCTTGCGTAGGAACGCGCCGATCTTCGCGGAAGTGATCGGTTACGGTGCCACCTCGGACGCTTACCATATGGTGGCCACTCATCCGGAGGGGACCGGAGCTTACAATGCGATGAAGCTGGCGATTCAAGAAGCCGGCATTCAACCCGCAGACGTATCGGTCATCAGCGCGCACGCGACGAGCACGGAGATCGGTGACATTTCCGAAACTTTGGCCATTAAAAAGCTGTTCGGCGAAACAGCCGGCCGAATCCCGGTGACGGCGAACAAGTCCATGACCGGTCATTTGCTTGGCGCATCGAGCGCAGTGGAAGCGATCGGTTTGGCGCAATCCTTGCGACACGGCATCATTCCGCCAACCATCAATCTCGAGCAGCCTGATCCCGCGTGCGATTTGGACTATGTCCCGGAACGGGCAAGGGAAGCCGAGTTGTCCATCGGGTTGTCCAATTCCTTCGGCTTTGGCGGCCATAACGCGGTTATCGCGCTTAAATCTTGGCGAGCATAA
- a CDS encoding F0F1 ATP synthase subunit epsilon: MSTLRLEIVTPERKVYEKDVNMVVVKGVGGELGILPNHVPLVTPLKIAPVKAKIDGKDEYLAVHGGFMEVRKDKVVILAEAAELGHDIDVVRAQQAKERAERRLTDRSTELDHKRAELALQRALSRISAAGGE; this comes from the coding sequence ATGAGCACCCTACGACTCGAAATCGTCACGCCTGAACGCAAGGTGTACGAGAAAGACGTCAACATGGTCGTTGTCAAAGGCGTCGGCGGCGAGCTCGGTATTTTGCCGAACCACGTTCCGCTCGTCACCCCGCTCAAGATCGCGCCCGTGAAAGCCAAAATCGACGGCAAAGATGAGTACTTGGCCGTTCATGGCGGTTTCATGGAAGTCCGCAAGGACAAAGTCGTGATTCTGGCGGAAGCGGCCGAGCTGGGCCATGACATTGACGTCGTCCGTGCCCAACAAGCCAAGGAACGCGCCGAGCGTCGTCTGACCGACAGGTCGACCGAGCTGGATCACAAACGCGCGGAGCTCGCTCTGCAGCGTGCGCTGAGCCGGATCTCCGCCGCCGGCGGCGAATAA